Proteins from one Malassezia vespertilionis chromosome 2, complete sequence genomic window:
- the SPO14 gene encoding phospholipase D (EggNog:ENOG503NX5P; COG:I) produces the protein MADTAAPPPQMLPVVIPVDTIDDIGRNALPNRDAPPSTTAAPTATTQDPISSQLPAAPGRQQEENQGVSNEPGNKPRPRFQNFMRLRGQRSEQNRQRAPVSVVDQLQFGMLPVAMVKMQLERDEHNDPPIPILGQELSAKITHTVHTGNTGHTLYRIELDYAFGMIRWAIYREVRDFLALHTYLRTQSVRGYLNKTTTRGNTDGEEGLPRFPRALLVGLLSIQHMPKWLSQRPEDEKEDALSDREAREALELYLNRLVRRVAFTAQVNRVCLFLEFSVMSLQMACIQGELGKQGYLKIKSRSSPHSIMKFGTRERIPRWFIVRESCIVVMEQAASLNIHDVFLMDQEFELVQGRHLQPHVVEYSNDEIRFVEKSGDKNKSRVRTGATAHHYFKRHNFYVKNAERKMKLGAKSEREMEQFLMSIKWVAARNQYGQPNRFGSFAPIRCKANAQWLVDGRDYFWALSEAISNARERIYIHDWWLSPELYLRRPGTLEWRLDHLLKRKAEEGVHIYIVLYNEVANQFTPTDSGYSKQHLMALHSNIFVQRSPNHFQMGTFYWAHHEKVCIVDEMVAFMGGFDLCFGRWDTPSHALVDDPYMEHPEGLSLTPGFLGPTLDGKHEAQVWPGQDYANERVAEWHTLNKPEQDVINRERAPRMPWHDTGVQIMGQPARDLCRHFVQRWNMLLRSKNHTRKMSFLMPPPELGPEELKEYGVQGTCEIQICRSAGPWSLHTPKTVEHSVQNAYLKCIQMSDHFVYIENQFFVTSTALDNVQIENSIGLALVERIVRAHRQGTPWRAIIVIPLTPGFPMSYDNPESSSLRIIQSLQYLSISRGPNSIFGRLLRAGVNPDEYIGFFSLRTWGMLRNGRLSTEQLYIHGKTMVVDDRIALIGSANINERSQRGDRDSELLAVIRDEDMIDSTMAGQPYKVGRFAHTLRLRQMREHAGIDTDMLENAALKHEAYKPKRTPAKPSANANTSLPSMPGRRRTHSRSNNLFAPLFSVPEVDPDAFIDPLDPEFYEDVWLNIADYNTYAFRCVFHCVPDDDIKTWVAYTEAMHWSSRLNRSLWQRPASQSNAPLQWAGETLQPEPDVFSAQEHDQMVALLQTCCGNLVHHPLLFMEQEAAASNFMFPMDHITPTMVFD, from the exons ATGGCCGAtactgcagcgccgccgccgcaaaTGCTGCCCGTAGTTATCCCTGTGGATACGATCGATGATATAGGTCGCAACGCACTTCCCAATAGAGATGCACCGCCGTCCACcactgcggcgccgacaGCGACGACGCAAGATCCGATTTCGTCTCAGTTGCCCGCGGCCCCGGGAAGGCAGCAAGAAGAGAACCAAGGCGTTTCGAACGAACCTGGGAATAAGCCACGACCGCGTTTCCAGAATTTCATGCGTCTTCGTGGCCAGCGGTCCGAGCAGAatcggcagcgcgcgccggtcAGTGTGGTGGACCAGCTGCAGTTTGG TATGCTTCCTGTAGCCATGGTCAAAatgcagctcgagcgcgacgagcacaACGACCCACCGATTCCTATCCTGGGCCAGGAACTAAGCGCAAAGATTACGCATACAGTGCACACGGGCAATACAGGCCACACACTGTACCGTATCGAGCTAGACTATGCGTTTGGGATGATCCGTTGGGCGATCTACCGCGAAGTACGTGACTTTCTCGCCTTGCACACCTAcctgcgcacgcagagCGTCCGCGGCTACCTTAACAAGACCACCACACGAGGGAACACGGACGGCGAAGAAGGCTTGCCGCGTTTTCCACGCGCCTTGTTGGTAGGTCTTCTCTCCATCCAGCACATGCCGAAATGGCTTTCGCAGCGTCCCGAGGACGAGAAAGAAGACGCATTGTCGGAtcgcgaggcgcgcgaggcgctaGAGTTGTACCTGAACCGCTTGGTTCGCCGCGTTGCCTTCACTGCCCAGGTGAATCGGGTGTGTTTGTTCCTGGAATTCAGTGTGATGTCTTTGCAGATGGCATGTATCCAAGGCGAGTTGGGCAAGCAGGGCTACCTTAAGATcaagtcgcgctcgtcgcccCACTCTATCATGAAATTCGGAACGCGCGAGCGGATTCCCAGATGGTTCatcgtgcgcgagagctGCATTGTGGTGATGGAGCAGGCCGCGAGCCTGAATATTCACGACGTGTTCCTCATGGACCAGGAATTCGAGCTTGTCCAAGGCCGGCATCTCCAGCCCCACGTCGTCGAATACAGCAACGACGAAATTCGATTCGTGGAGAAAAGCGGCGATAAAAACAAGTCCAGggtgcgcacaggcgcgacggcgcaccACTACTTTAAGCGGCACAATTTCTACGTGAAGAATGCAGAGCGCAAGATGAAGCTCGGGGCAAAGAGCGAGCGCGAAATGGAGCAGTTTCTCATGTCCATAAAATGggttgcagcgcgcaacCAGTATGGGCAGCCGAACCGCTTCGGCAGCTTTGCGCCGATTCGATGCAAGGCTAACGCGCAGTGGCTCGTCGATGGGCGTGACTATTTCTGGGCACTGTCGGAGGCGAtaagcaatgcgcgcgagcgtaTCTATATCCACGACTGGTGGCTCTCCCCTGAGCTCTATCTCCGGCGCCCTGGCACGCTCGAATGGCGCCTGGACCATTTGCtcaagcgcaaggccgaggAAGGAGTGCACATTTACATTGTTCTTTATAACGAAGTGGCGAACCAATTTACGCCCACAGACTCGGGCTACTCCAAGCAGCACCTCATGGCGCTGCACTCCAACATctttgtgcagcgctcgccgaATCACTTCCAGATGGGCACCTTCTACTGGGCGCACCACGAAAAGGTGTGCATCGTGGACGAAATGGTCGCATTTATGGGCGGATTTGACCTGTGCTTTGGCCGCTGGGACACGCCCTCccatgcgctcgtcgacGATCCGTACATGGAGCACCCCGAGGGCCTGAGCCTCACGCCTGGCTTCCTTGGCCCCACGCTCGATGGAAAGCACGAGGCGCAAGTGTGGCCAGGCCAGGATTATGCGAACGAGCGCGTGGCCGAATGGCACACGCTGAATAAACCTGAGCAGGACGTGATCAATCGAGAACGCGCGCCTAGGATGCCATGGCACGATACAGGTGTGCAAATTATGGGCCAGCCTGCGCGTGATCTATGCCGCCATTTTGTTCAGCGGTGGAACATGctcctgcgcagcaaaaatCACACGCGAAAAATGTCGTTCCTCATGCCTCCCCCTGAGCTCGGCCCCGAGGAGCTGAAAGAGTACGGTGTGCAGGGTACGTGTGAGATCCAAATATGCCGGTCGGCAGGCCCATGGAGCTTGCACACGCCCAAGACGGTGGAGCACTCTGTGCAAAACGCCTACTTGAAATGCATCCAAATGAGCGATCATTTCGTCTACATTGAAAATCAATTTTTCGTCACCTCGACCGCCCTGGACAATGTCCAAATCGAAAACAGTATcggcctcgcgctcgtGGAACGCATAGTGCGTGCACATCGCCAAGGCACTCCGTGGCGAGCGATCATTGTCATTCCACTCACCCCTGGCTTCCCCATGTCATACGATAATCCCGAAAgctcgtcgctgcgcatcaTCCAGTCGCTGCAGTATCTCTCTATTTCGCGAGGGCCCAACTCTATTTTTGGGCggttgctgcgcgcgggTGTGAACCCCGACGAGTATATCGGGTTCTTCTCCCTGCGCACTTGGGGCATGCTTCGCAATGGACGGCTTAGCACCGAGCAGCTCTACATCCATGGAAAAACCATGGTCGTAGACGACCGCATTGCACTGATTGGAAGCGCTAATATCAACGAGCGCAGCCAGCGCGGAGACCGCGACTCGGAGCTCCTCGCGGTGATTCGCGACGAAGACATGATCGACTCTACCATGGCGGGCCAGCCATACAAGGTCGGCCGCTTCGCACACACGCTGCGTCTCCGCCAAATGCGCGAGCACGCAGGAATCGACACCGATATGCTCGaaaacgccgcgctcaaGCACGAAGCGTACAAGCCAAAACGCACGCCGGCAAAGCCCAGCGCGAATGCAAACACCTCGCTGCCTTCCATGCCCggccggcggcgcacgcattCGCGCAGTAACAACttgtttgcgccgctctttAGCGTTCCCGAAGTCGATCCGGACGCGTTTATCGACCCCCTCGATCCCGAGTTCTACGAGGATGTCTGGCTCAATATCGCCGACTACAACACGTATGCTTTCCGCTGCGTGTTTCACTGTGTCCCTGACGACGACATCAAGACATGGGTTGCGTATACGGAAGCAATGCATTGGTCCTCGCGCCTGAATCGGTCCTTGTGGCAGCGGCCAGCATCCCAGTCCAACGCGCCCCTCCAATGGGCCGGCGAAACGCTTCAGCCAGAACCAGACGTGTTTAGTGCACAGGAACACGACCAGATGgtcgcgctcctgcagACATGCTGCGGCAATCTTGTCCATCACCCCCTCCTGTTCATGGAGCAGGAAGCGGCTGCGAGCAACTTTATGTTCCCCATGGACCACATTACACCCACCATGGTGTTTGACTAG
- a CDS encoding citrate (Si)-synthase (EggNog:ENOG503NU5Z; COG:H) has protein sequence MLSLTIPRAALRSAAVPRQFAAASVRNASTKSIYEAVGAIVPEKREQLAKLKSDYASTKLGEVNVGHVLGGMRGLKCMLWEGSVLDSESGITFHGKSIPDTQKVLPTAADVGHKGKEMLPESMLWLLLTAKVPTADEAKALSSELNQRGTLPDYLNKIIDTFPKDLHPMTQFSAAVTALNMNSKFAAAYSQGVKKTEYWQSTLEDSIDLIAKLPAIASRIYYNVFGLGDGVQKIDPNMDLIENFTTQIGFGDSEGLIDYLRLYIAIHGDHEGGNVSAHTAHLVGSSLADPYLAYGAALNGLAGPLHGLANQEVLGWSLELQKAVGESPSDDQIVDYLWSTLKSGRVVPGYGHAVLRQPDPRFTALYGFCESRPELKNSSIVQLVKRLSKVAPPVLKEHGKTKNPFPNVDAASGCVLYSYGLDQFKFYTVIFGISRAIGALPQLVFDRMLGLPIERPKSISMDALFAELKK, from the coding sequence ATGCTTTCCTTGACCATTCCCCGCGCTGCCCTCAGGTCCGCTGCGGTGCCTCGCCAGtttgctgctgcatccGTGCGCAACGCTTCGACCAAGTCCATCTACGAAGCCGTCGGTGCCATTGTTCCTGAGAAGCGTGAACAGCTCGCGAAGCTCAAGTCGGACTATGCGAGTAccaagcttggcgaggtCAATGTCGGCCACGTACTTGGTGGTATGCGTGGCCTTAAGTGCATGCTCTGGGAGGGCTCCGTTCTTGACTCGGAGAGCGGTATCACTTTCCACGGCAAGAGCATCCCCGACACGCAAAAGGTGCTTCCCACTGCTGCGGACGTCGGCCACAAGGGCAAGGAGATGCTTCCCGAGTCCATGCTCTGGCTGCTCCTCACCGCCAAGGTACCCACCGCTGATGAGGCTAAGGCGCTCTCTTCGGAGCTGAACCAGCGCGGCACCCTCCCTGATTATCTCAACAAGATTATCGACACGTTCCCCAAGGACCTGCACCCCATGACCCAGTTTTCTGCCGCCGTCACTGCGCTCAACATGAACTCCAAGTTTGCTGCTGCGTACAGTCAGGGTGTAAAGAAGACCGAGTATTGGCAGTCCACCCTTGAGGACTCGATCGACCTTATTGCCAAGCTTCCCGCCATTGCATCCCGCATTTACTACAATGTCTTTGGTCTCGGCGATGGCGTTCAGAAGATCGACCCCAACATGGACTTGATCGAGAACTTCACGACCCAGATTGGCTTTGGCGACTCGGAGGGCCTTATTGACTACCTCCGTCTCTACATTGCCATCCACGGTGACCACGAGGGCGGCAATGTCTCTGCACACACTGCCCACTTGGTCGGCTCCTCGCTCGCCGACCCCTACCTTGCCTACGGCGCAGCTCTCAACGGTCTCGCCGGCCCGCTCCACGGTCTTGCCAACCAGGAGGTGCTCGGCTGGTCGCTCGAGCTCCAGAAGGCTGTCGGCGAGTCTCCTTCGGACGATCAGATTGTCGACTACCTCTGGTCTACGCTCAAGAGCGGCCGTGTCGTCCCTGGTTATGGCCACGCCGTCCTGCGTCAACCCGACCCTCGCTTCACTGCGCTCTACGGCTTCTGCGAGTCGCGCCCCGAGCTCAAGAACTCGTCGATCGTTCAGCTCGTCAAGCGCCTCTCCAAGGTTGCTCCCCCCGTCCTGAAGGAGCATGGCAAGACCAAGAACCCCTTCCCTAACGTGGATGCGGCTTCTGGCTGTGTGCTCTACTCTTACGGTCTTGACCAGTTCAAGTTTTACACCGTCATCTTTGGTATCTCTCGTGCCATTGGCGCGCTTCCTCAGCTCGTCTTTGACCGCATGCTCGGTCTCCCCATCGAGCGACCCAAGTCCATCTCTATGGACGCcctctttgccgagctcaAGAAGTAA
- the VPS4 gene encoding Vacuolar protein sorting-associated protein 4 (COG:O; EggNog:ENOG503NUSN): protein MYVGADFLDQRAIEIVQRAIDEDVKHNYQEAYVQYQNSLDYFMMAIKYEKNEKLKQLIRSKFVEYLDRAEKLKEHLAKVANAETAVPSKGGTSQARAGDDADDSIDAETKKLRSGLSSVILSERPNVSWEDVAGLFTAKEALKEAVILPIKFPQLFTGKRKPWSGILLYGPPGTGKSYLAKAIATQSQSTFFSVSSSDLVSKWMGESERLVKQLFTMAREARPSIIFIDEVDSLCGTRNEGESEASRRIKTEFLVQMNGVGNDDQSDVLVLGATNIFEKRVYIPLPEQDARHRMFELNIGATPCDLQPKDLRNLAEQTVGYSGSDIAVLVRDALMQPVRRVMNATHFKKVMAPPRPQGGEAAPEVEELKVFYTPCSPGDPDAMEMTWADVASDDLLEPKLVLSDFLKAIQTIRPSVTPADIAKHLEFTQEAGVE, encoded by the exons ATGTACGTgggtgc CGACTTTTTGGAC CAGCGTGCTATCGAGattgtgcagcgtgcgatCGACGAAGATGTGAAGCACAATTACCAGGAGGCATACGTGCAGTACCAAAACAGCCTCGACTATTTCATGATGGCGATCAAATACGAGAAGAATGAAAAGTTGAAGCAGCTAATCCGGTCCAAGTTTGTTGAGTACCTCGATAGGGCTGAGAAACTGAAAGAGCACTTGGCAAAAGTAGCAAATGCCGAGAccgccgtgccgagcaaaGGCGGCACGAGCCAAGCCAGGGCCGGCGACGATGCCGACGACAGCATCGACGCCGAAACGAAGAAGCTGCGCTCAGGCCTATCCAGTGTAATTCTTTCCGAGCGGCCGAACGTGTCGTGGGAAGACGTTGCGGGCCTCTTTActgcaaaagaagcgctcAAAGAAGCCGTCATTCTTCCCATCAAATTCCCACAGCTGTTTACCGGAAAGCGCAAACCATGGAGTGGTATTCTGCTCTACGGCCCGCCCGGCACAGGCAAATCGTATCTGGCCAAGGCGATTGCGACACAGTCGCAGTCTACATTTTTCAGCGTCTCGAGCTCGGACCTGGTGTCCAAGTGGATGGGGGAGAGCGAGCGCTTGGTCAAGCAGCTGTTTACCATGGCCCGTGAAGCGCGCCCGTCGATCATATTTATTGACGAAGTCGACTCGCTGTGCGGCACCCGGAATGAAGGCGAGAGCgaagcgtcgcggcgcatcaAGACCGAGTTTCTTGTGCAGATGAACGGCGTGGGAAACGACGACCAGTCGGATGtgctcgtgctcggcgccacCAACAT ATTTGAAAAACGCGTGTACATCCCGCTGCCCGAGCAAGACGCACGGCACCGCATGTTCGAGCTTAACATTGGCGCCACGCCGTGCGATTTACAGCCCAAAGACTTGCGCaaccttgccgagcagaCCGTGGGGTACTCGGGCTCTGATATTGCCGTcctcgtgcgcgacgcattaATGCagcctgtgcgccgcgtcaTGAATGCGACGCATTTTAAAAAGGTCATGGCGCCTCCACGCCCCCAGGGTGGCGAAGCTGCACCAGAGGTAGAGGAGCTCAAGGTATTCTACACGCCGTGTTCCCCTGGCGATCCAGACGCTATGGAAATGACGTGGGCCGACGTCGCGTCCGACGATTTGCTCGAG CCAAAACTCGTATTGAGCGACTTCCTCAAGGCGATCCAGACGATCCGCCCATCTGTGACACCAGCAGACA TCGCCAAACATCTCGAGTTTACACAAGAGGCAGGCGTGGAGTAA
- the HEM4 gene encoding uroporphyrinogen-III synthase (COG:H; EggNog:ENOG503P1VK; BUSCO:EOG092634MM), which yields MTERKPVSVLLLREPVSVSLGTDAYHDAFGEFCLPSFELSALATGVTTPEGEPISQATDIDFAKHMIQDVAYLMTHHKPKEYAQEYCIVSFPVLSHTLDNISDVAQKIIKYGESYDGVVLTSQRAVQAWTEAVKHISMKCKDVPRFQVPFYTVGPATMKALQDAQIPSLLAPEGIVGEDAGTGSDLAHRIAEGMQKTLPRSGDTYKLLYLVGDKLSSGLQDTLTTLHARVELDKMRVYTTTKDDRFAAHCRVLSKELQHCSGKVHGSAPDWLVFFSPSGGDYALPDLRAYGWIPAPGTPALPTHPKIGCIGPTTAAWVRERLGMEPDAVAAQPSPAALRDAILDATADTIPLA from the coding sequence ATGACGGAGCGCAAGCCCGTCAGTGTGCTGCTGCTACGCGAGCCCGTATCTGTAAGTCTAGGCACTGATGCATACCATGATGCATTCGGTGAATTTTGCCTCCCGTCGTTCGAACTTTCGGCGTTGGCGACGGGTGTGACGACGCCAGAGGGAGAACCGATTTCACAGGCAACCGACATTGATTTTGCTAAGCACATGATCCAAGACGTAGCGTATCTTATGACGCATCACAAACCCAAGGAGTACGCGCAAGAGTATTGCATTGTGAGCTTCCCTGTTCTTTCGCATACCTTGGACAATATCTCCGATGTTGCGCAGAAGATTATAAAGTACGGAGAGTCCTACGACGGAGTTGTTCTTACAAGccagcgcgcagtgcaggcATGGACAGAGGCTGTAAAGCATATTTCTATGAAATGTAAAGATGTCCCCCGGTTCCAAGTTCCGTTCTACACGGTGGGGCCCGCAACGATGAAAGCGCTCCAGGATGCCCAGATACCCTCTCTCCTGGCGCCGGAAGGTATTGTCGGCGAAGATGCTGGAACAGGGAGCGATCTTGCGCACCGAATCGCGGAAGGCATGCAAAAAACTTTGCCACGCAGTGGGGATACGTACAAACTGCTCTATCTCGTGGGAGACAAGCTCTCTTCTGGCCTGCAAGACACGCtcacgacgctgcacgcgcgcgtggagcTGGACAAAATGCGCGTGTACACAACCACGAAGGACGATAGGTTTGCAGCTCATTGCCGCGTGCTCTCTAAAGAGCTCCAGCACTGCTCGGGAAAGGTGCACGGCAGTGCGCCAGACTGGCTCGTCTTCTTTTCTCCGTCTGGCGGCGACTACGCTTTGCCCGATCTACGTGCCTACGGCTGGATTCCCGCACCTGGCACGCCAGCGTTGCCTACACATCCAAAAATTGGGTGCATCGGGCCCACGACCGCGGCGTGGGTCCGCGAGCGACTAGGCATGGAGCCCGATGCtgtcgccgcgcagcctTCGCCCGCCGCATTGAGGGATGCTATTCTCGATGCAACCGCTGACACTATACCTCTCGCATAA
- a CDS encoding uncharacterized protein (COG:S; EggNog:ENOG503P790), translated as MSEDAAVLTAENDMCQLSSSFGLESFHHGPVHQQILGRLGGVSTKHNLLMHNQNMSNSLSENFILDSFPFVSNPEYDLNGFLTQAVPFTQMVTEQEENNINTDAKSLTSMSCMLPMERAGAPQGLPRIDPNAPLTHDTYCSLYFPTKDTGNFDPMVSVVMPVISDEAALSTGMKSVSLALKRSPSAVIMPTIAKQSATEATEQGVLLHKHISARLYECSICHKMFERAYNRKMHLATHEAIENRLKPFVCPVESCGKRFARKHDKNRHYTGVHLRTRRPAGEYTFKPNEMSSMSLKSEL; from the coding sequence ATGAGCGAGGATGCTGCGGTACTTACAGCCGAAAATGACATGTGCCAGCTTTCCTCGAGCTTCGGCCTTGAGAGCTTCCACCATGGGCCTGTACATCAGCAAATACTGGGGCGCTTGGGAGGGGTTTCGACGAAGCACAATTTGCTTATGCACAACCAAAATATGAGCAATTCTCTATCAGAAAACTTTATCCTGGACTCGTTTCCGTTTGTGTCGAATCCAGAGTACGATTTAAACGGCTTTTTAACCCAGGCGGTACCATTCACACAGATGGTGACGGAGCAGGAGGAGAACAATATAAACACGGATGCAAAATCACTGACAAGCATGTCTTGTATGCTGCCCATGGAACGAGCTGGAGCTCCACAAGGTTTACCGCGGATAGATCCCAATGCCCCATTGACACACGACACCTACTGTTCGCTCTATTTTCCAACAAAGGATACTGGAAATTTTGACCCCATGGTCTCTGTGGTAATGCCAGTAATCTCCGACGAGGCCGCATTATCTACAGGAATGAAATCGGTATCGCTCGCACTAAAACGAAGCCCGAGCGCTGTTATCATGCCCACAATAGCGAAGCAGTCCGCCACCGAGGCTACAGAACAGGGGGTTCTCTTGCACAAGCACATTTCTGCGCGATTGTACGAGTGCTCCATTTGCCACAAGATGTTTGAGCGTGCTTATAACCGAAAAATGCACCTCGCCACCCATGAAGCCATTGAGAACCGCTTAAAACCCTTTGTTTGTCCTGTGGAGAGCTGTGGGAAACGCTTCGCACGCAAGCACGATAAGAATCGACATTATACAGGGGTTCATCTTCGTACACGGAGACCTGCCGGCGAATACACCTTCAAACCCAATGAAATGTCAAGCATGTCGCTGAAATCGGAGCTTTAG
- a CDS encoding protein S-acyltransferase (EggNog:ENOG503NVP0; MEROPS:MER0004528; COG:T; TransMembrane:7 (i75-96o184-207i214-234o246-265i277-296o302-319i331-352o)): MHESGFSDDKFDEARSFDNRIYADVAFMGNMQPDTETGDGNGKSTAKNGRFPWSNPDLLQRQINSRQQGIGRQRYPIVSWILAVGVLAAFIAELILSKQKTGQAVQTKPHLQPMIGPPPEFLISFGARFVPCMRKIPGLSVNNELPCLEYTTSDSQFFKPSQLCSLAEICGLKDPQNPNQAYRFVSAMFIHSGFIHILFNLIVLLTLCCQIEKLIGSLAYLIVFFAGGIGGNLLGGNFGLIGQPAVGASGSIYACISLEIVDLMYNAKYEANAKTRAIVSIVFAIIGLGLGLLPGIDNFSHIGGFCLGILGGLFFAPSIHATRKHMIITWVLRLLALALLIAYFVSLPLNFYQSDDPTNTCHWCRYLSCLPVFESCNGFGT, from the exons ATGCACGAATCCGGATTTTCCGACGACAAGTTTGACGAAGCGCGATCGTTTGATAATCGCATATATGCTGATGTTGCGTTCATGGGAAACATGCAACCAGATACAGAGACAGGGGATGGCAACGGGAAATCAACCGCAAAGAATGGCCGTTTTCCCTGGTCGAACCCTGATCtactgcagcgccaaatAAATAGCCGGCAACAAGGCATTGGACGGCAGCGGTATCCTATCGTAAGCTGGATCTTGGCGGTCGGTGTTCTCGCTGCATTTATTGCAGAGCTGATCCTGTCAAAGCAAAAGACTGGCCAAGCTGTACAGACCAAACCACACTTACAGCCCATGATTGGCCCCCCTCCGGAATTCCTTATTTcgttcggcgcgcgcttcgttCCCTGTATGCGTAAAATACCCGGCCTTTCCGTCAACAATGAGCTTCCCTGTCTGGAGTATACTACTTCGGATTCGCAATTTTTCAAGCCTTCGCAACTGTGTTCGCTTGCCGAAATTTGTGGTTTAAAGGATCCACAGAACCCCAATCAGGCTTACCGCTTTGTTTCCGCCATG TTTATCCACTCTGGTTTTATCCACATCCTCTTTAACTTGATTGTGCTCCTGACGCTTTGCTGTCAAATTGAGAAACTGATCGGGTCGCTGGCCTACTTGATCGTTTTTTTTGCGGGCGGTATTGGCGGCAATCTGCTTGGCGGCAACTTTGGACTCATCGGCCAGCCGGCAGTAGGTGCCTCTGGCTCTATCTACGCGTGCATTAGCCTGGAGATTGTGGATCTCATGTACAATGCAAAATACGAAGCGAACGCAAAGACACGTGCGATCGTATCCATTGTTTTTGCGATCATCGGCTTGGGCTTGGGCCTTTTGCCGGGTATTGACAATTTCTCGCACATTGGCGGCTTTTGTCTCGGCATCCTCGGTGGGCTTTTTTTTGCACCATCGATTCATGCGACGCGAAAACACATGATCATTACATGGGTGCTCCGccttcttgcgctggcATTGCTCATTGCCTATTTCGTTTCTCTGCCACTCAATTTCTACCAGAGCGACGACCCCACAAACACCTGCCACTGGTGCCGCTATCTTTCATGCCTGCCCGTGTTTGAATCGTGCAATGGTTTTGGTACGTAA